One window from the genome of Oceanisphaera sp. IT1-181 encodes:
- the bamC gene encoding outer membrane protein assembly factor BamC, with protein sequence MNKNKMIISLLAVSVLAGCSNPEKRAQANRGFDYEDATLRTAPLMIPAGLVAPDFNTDYVIPKASALESAGVTGKAVDVRPPTQVLPLVRGSQILESGSGLWFYQQRLDQPLQQELNTALAAFFKDKKADATETALGWSSNGNPISSPKQRFNWQLNADDVRRAVSLQVTLVESELKADAKQRDEAAMLNAFSLSYQRELTQQQDLLDRSPIQLTLQSEQGRLLVNEGYDRSWKRLVTLLPKLGFELTNRQQALGYVDVEFDGMRKGKWEDLKLPALNIPEQAYRVQLGDLGEQSSITLSDKNKVPVSADILRQLSNTLVPAFERTDLIR encoded by the coding sequence TTGAACAAAAATAAGATGATAATCAGCCTGCTGGCCGTGAGTGTACTCGCAGGCTGCAGCAATCCCGAAAAGCGTGCACAGGCAAATCGGGGGTTTGATTATGAAGATGCCACCCTCAGAACCGCTCCTTTGATGATACCTGCAGGGTTAGTCGCGCCGGATTTTAATACCGACTATGTCATTCCGAAAGCCAGCGCCCTTGAGAGCGCGGGTGTAACCGGCAAAGCGGTAGATGTGCGCCCACCTACTCAAGTCTTACCCTTAGTACGTGGCTCACAAATACTCGAAAGCGGCAGTGGCTTGTGGTTTTATCAGCAGCGCCTCGACCAGCCTTTACAGCAAGAGCTGAACACAGCGCTCGCCGCTTTCTTTAAAGATAAAAAGGCTGATGCCACTGAAACCGCATTGGGTTGGAGCAGTAATGGCAATCCCATTAGCAGCCCTAAGCAGCGCTTTAACTGGCAGCTGAACGCCGATGACGTGCGCCGCGCGGTCTCGCTGCAAGTAACCTTAGTGGAATCAGAGTTGAAAGCAGACGCTAAGCAAAGAGACGAAGCGGCCATGCTTAACGCTTTCTCATTGTCTTACCAGCGCGAGTTAACTCAGCAGCAAGACTTGTTAGACAGAAGTCCTATCCAGTTGACGCTACAGTCTGAGCAAGGTCGTCTATTGGTGAATGAGGGTTATGATCGCAGCTGGAAACGCTTAGTGACCTTATTACCTAAGCTTGGCTTTGAACTCACCAACCGCCAGCAAGCGCTGGGCTATGTGGATGTGGAGTTTGATGGCATGAGAAAGGGCAAGTGGGAAGACTTAAAGCTACCCGCCCTGAACATTCCTGAGCAAGCCTACCGCGTACAATTAGGTGACTTGGGTGAGCAAAGCAGCATTACGCTCAGCGATAAAAACAAAGTGCCGGTCTCGGCGGATATTTTACGCCAACTGAGCAATACCTTAGTGCCAGCCTTTGAGCGCACCGACTTAATTCGTTAA
- the bcp gene encoding thioredoxin-dependent thiol peroxidase, with translation MTYLPAGSPAPAFTLHDQNGHAVSLSDFSGQKVLVYFYPKAMTPGCKVQACSLRDSQTELAALNTVVLGISPDPVARLKKFEEKDALNFTLLSDEDHAVADAFGVWGLKKFMGKEYDGIHRISFLIDESGTVAHVFDKFKTKDHHEVVLNYLTEE, from the coding sequence ATGACTTATTTACCTGCTGGCAGCCCAGCTCCCGCCTTTACCTTACACGACCAAAACGGTCACGCCGTAAGCTTAAGTGACTTTAGCGGCCAAAAAGTGTTGGTTTATTTTTATCCTAAAGCCATGACCCCAGGCTGTAAAGTACAAGCCTGCAGCCTGCGCGATAGCCAAACTGAGCTGGCAGCACTTAATACCGTAGTGTTGGGCATTAGCCCAGATCCGGTGGCACGTTTGAAGAAGTTTGAAGAGAAAGATGCGCTGAACTTTACGCTACTTTCTGACGAAGACCACGCCGTGGCCGACGCCTTTGGCGTGTGGGGGCTCAAGAAGTTTATGGGTAAAGAGTACGACGGTATTCACCGCATTAGCTTCTTGATTGATGAGTCTGGCACCGTTGCCCACGTCTTCGACAAGTTCAAAACCAAAGACCACCACGAAGTGGTATTGAATTATTTAACTGAAGAATAA
- a CDS encoding DUF6691 family protein, translating into MKNNNAALMFIALLAGALFGLGLAVSGMIDPAKVQGFLNITGSWDPSLALVMGGALGVFAPGYYLWRRSGRGQCALGSDLPKVPDPVIDKRLLIGAAMFGVGWGLVGICPGPAIGLLGSMQWQAGVFVLAMLAGFWLVGKFSK; encoded by the coding sequence ATGAAGAATAATAACGCAGCATTGATGTTCATCGCCTTATTAGCGGGCGCCTTATTTGGCTTAGGGTTAGCCGTGTCCGGCATGATAGATCCCGCCAAGGTGCAGGGCTTTTTAAATATTACCGGTAGCTGGGACCCAAGCTTGGCGCTGGTGATGGGCGGAGCACTGGGTGTGTTTGCGCCGGGGTATTATTTATGGCGTCGTAGTGGCCGGGGCCAATGCGCATTGGGGAGCGACTTGCCTAAAGTGCCGGACCCGGTGATCGATAAGCGCTTACTCATCGGTGCCGCCATGTTTGGCGTAGGCTGGGGATTGGTAGGCATTTGCCCCGGGCCTGCGATAGGTCTGCTGGGCAGCATGCAATGGCAAGCCGGTGTTTTTGTACTAGCCATGCTGGCCGGATTTTGGCTGGTGGGGAAGTTCAGCAAGTAG
- a CDS encoding YeeE/YedE family protein, which translates to MTIINFTPWSALLGGAFIGAGALLLLLGAGKIAGISGIIASLGNKSNHADKSWRLAFLVGLLLVPALLFASDAIAVPELAGFSVLKLAAAGLLVGIGTRLGNGCTSGHGICGMGRFSIRSVIATVVFIAAGMATVTLFGLGS; encoded by the coding sequence ATGACAATCATCAACTTTACACCTTGGTCAGCTTTACTGGGCGGTGCCTTTATTGGGGCAGGAGCCTTACTGCTGTTACTGGGTGCGGGAAAAATTGCCGGCATCAGCGGCATTATTGCGAGCTTAGGTAATAAGAGCAATCACGCCGATAAAAGCTGGCGCTTAGCGTTTTTGGTAGGGCTACTCTTGGTGCCGGCGCTGTTGTTCGCCAGTGATGCTATCGCCGTGCCGGAATTGGCAGGCTTTTCAGTGCTTAAGTTGGCCGCCGCTGGGCTGTTAGTCGGCATTGGCACACGCTTAGGCAATGGCTGTACCAGTGGCCATGGCATTTGTGGCATGGGGCGTTTTTCAATTCGCTCTGTGATAGCGACTGTGGTTTTTATTGCCGCTGGCATGGCGACCGTTACCTTGTTTGGCCTAGGGTCATGA